The proteins below come from a single Acaryochloris sp. CCMEE 5410 genomic window:
- a CDS encoding GNAT family N-acetyltransferase: MDNRHIQFRDGLTEADQPVNATVLRKLQRLFQVGAFWAGERRLEDWGVAIANSYPIISVWDREELIGFARATSDGIYRAMIWDVVIHPDYRGQGLGRQLVQTLLAHPRMNRVERIYLTTTHQQRFYEHIGFVSNSSTTMVLNQDVDVLSISLDHPQTEALPEQ, from the coding sequence ATGGATAATCGACATATTCAGTTCCGAGACGGCTTAACCGAGGCAGACCAGCCGGTCAACGCTACCGTATTGCGAAAATTACAGCGGCTGTTTCAGGTAGGGGCCTTTTGGGCTGGTGAGCGCCGCCTAGAAGATTGGGGAGTTGCGATCGCAAATAGTTACCCCATTATCAGTGTGTGGGATCGTGAAGAATTGATTGGGTTCGCACGAGCCACATCAGATGGTATTTATCGCGCCATGATATGGGATGTGGTTATTCATCCTGACTATCGCGGCCAAGGGCTGGGGCGACAACTTGTGCAGACCCTACTGGCTCATCCACGGATGAACCGGGTTGAACGCATTTACTTAACCACCACTCACCAACAGCGTTTTTATGAGCATATCGGGTTCGTCAGTAACTCTAGTACGACCATGGTGCTCAATCAGGACGTAGATGTTCTCTCTATATCCTTAGATCATCCCCAAACTGAAGCTTTGCCAGAACAGTAA
- a CDS encoding iron uptake porin, with product MQYFRLMASVIGLSSALFVTGMASASTTSSEVSENLDVSGAAVDAPANSQVSQQQPLLVADNTPAVSDLMAETEADSVGQVTSVSQLSDVQPDDWAFQAIQSLVERYGCVAGYPNGTFRPSRAMSRREAAALVNACLDNLSNRFATKEDLDALKALQDEFAAELATLRGRVDGLEARVATVEAQQFSTTTKLQAQVIMAAQFGDFVDNPGDNIPTPNAAATGVAAVDTGVPGIANVDPGDSRVSAISRVRMSFLTSFNGDDVLDLTLETGNGGSDFFSSAGVAGPANFFPVPPVVGAGTATTLGDPGVVDYTGSGPGVTLYNLGYTFKPVENLAVTVGPLIYPSAFIDGNSYANDEAADFSSGFFINNPLIISEAVDGPGGAGAAFDWNVNGGPVSVRGLFIAADAGIASGNAANACTDPLNTCEGGLFGDPFQASAEIEYSSDFGEDDQNNFAIRAQFTHAETYNVNQNIIGANVELTLGQFGIFGRYGISIDPQLAFGGVNNDLFQNVLPVGNNSSIQTWMAGVGVNDLLVPGSLLAVAAGQPFIVSTTDPNYSAQTNFEAFYRFPVNENITITPTVMLITNPFNVSNGNPNDIIQGLVRATFSF from the coding sequence ATGCAATATTTTCGATTGATGGCCAGCGTCATTGGCTTGTCTAGTGCGTTGTTCGTGACTGGCATGGCGAGTGCTAGTACTACATCTTCCGAAGTTTCCGAGAATTTAGATGTTTCAGGTGCTGCTGTCGATGCGCCTGCCAACAGCCAGGTGAGCCAGCAACAGCCGTTATTAGTTGCTGATAATACGCCCGCTGTATCTGATCTTATGGCTGAAACGGAAGCCGATTCTGTTGGCCAGGTCACGTCAGTGTCTCAGCTTTCAGATGTCCAGCCCGATGACTGGGCTTTTCAAGCGATTCAATCCTTAGTCGAGCGCTATGGTTGTGTTGCAGGTTATCCCAACGGCACCTTCCGCCCCAGCCGAGCCATGTCTCGTCGGGAAGCAGCTGCCCTGGTTAACGCTTGCTTAGATAATCTCAGTAATCGGTTCGCTACTAAAGAAGACTTAGATGCGCTCAAGGCCCTTCAAGATGAATTTGCGGCTGAGCTGGCAACATTAAGAGGTCGTGTTGACGGTTTAGAAGCTCGTGTCGCCACCGTAGAAGCACAGCAGTTTTCAACTACGACTAAACTGCAAGCGCAAGTCATCATGGCTGCTCAGTTTGGAGATTTTGTAGATAATCCTGGAGATAATATTCCGACCCCTAATGCCGCGGCAACAGGCGTTGCTGCTGTAGATACAGGAGTCCCAGGCATTGCCAACGTTGATCCTGGGGATTCTCGAGTGAGTGCCATTTCCCGAGTACGGATGTCATTCCTCACCAGTTTTAATGGAGATGATGTCCTCGATTTGACATTGGAAACGGGCAACGGCGGTTCTGACTTCTTCTCATCTGCAGGGGTTGCGGGTCCCGCTAATTTCTTTCCTGTTCCTCCCGTTGTTGGCGCAGGAACTGCCACAACTTTAGGGGATCCTGGTGTGGTGGACTATACCGGTTCTGGTCCTGGCGTTACTTTGTATAACTTGGGATATACCTTCAAGCCCGTCGAAAACCTAGCGGTAACGGTTGGTCCCTTGATTTATCCTAGTGCCTTCATTGATGGCAACAGCTACGCCAACGATGAAGCAGCTGATTTCAGTTCTGGATTCTTTATCAATAACCCGTTGATTATTTCTGAAGCAGTTGATGGGCCAGGTGGTGCCGGTGCTGCGTTTGACTGGAATGTTAACGGTGGACCCGTGAGCGTTCGAGGTCTATTTATTGCCGCAGATGCTGGCATTGCGTCTGGTAATGCAGCGAATGCCTGTACTGATCCCCTCAATACCTGTGAGGGGGGGCTCTTTGGAGATCCCTTCCAAGCTTCTGCTGAGATTGAATATTCCAGTGACTTTGGTGAAGATGACCAAAATAACTTTGCGATTCGGGCCCAGTTTACCCATGCTGAAACCTATAACGTTAACCAAAATATCATTGGTGCCAACGTTGAGTTGACCCTGGGACAATTCGGCATTTTTGGTCGCTATGGAATTTCCATTGATCCTCAACTTGCCTTTGGTGGGGTTAACAATGATCTATTCCAAAATGTTCTGCCTGTTGGCAATAACAGCAGCATTCAAACCTGGATGGCCGGCGTAGGTGTTAATGACTTACTCGTGCCAGGGTCTCTGCTTGCGGTAGCAGCCGGTCAGCCGTTTATTGTCAGCACTACGGATCCTAATTATTCTGCCCAAACTAACTTTGAGGCGTTTTATCGGTTTCCCGTGAATGAGAACATTACGATCACACCGACTGTCATGCTGATTACGAACCCTTTCAATGTCAGTAACGGCAACCCCAATGACATTATTCAGGGATTAGTTCGGGCCACGTTCTCCTTCTAA
- a CDS encoding (2Fe-2S) ferredoxin domain-containing protein — protein MSTSRGEQYIKLTKALRPACAEILQPGTWIQIQGCQKVNTKTGKVKLKAKSIMPALPGSSSNDDIEPSPHAVCNVQKGKIRICQKSSCRKRGSRQVLTALNTALQTSGRDKEIQLQPMGCVGKCKAGPNLVVLPDKTRYTRVKPKNITHILQQHF, from the coding sequence TTGTCGACCTCCCGAGGAGAGCAATATATCAAGCTAACTAAAGCGCTACGGCCAGCCTGTGCTGAAATTCTACAACCTGGAACATGGATCCAAATTCAGGGTTGTCAGAAAGTGAATACCAAAACAGGCAAGGTCAAACTGAAAGCTAAGTCAATCATGCCTGCTCTACCCGGTAGTTCTTCCAACGACGATATTGAGCCAAGTCCTCACGCTGTTTGTAATGTACAGAAAGGCAAAATTAGAATTTGTCAGAAATCGAGTTGTCGTAAACGCGGCAGTCGGCAAGTTTTAACCGCCTTGAATACGGCCTTGCAAACATCAGGCCGAGATAAAGAGATTCAGTTGCAACCGATGGGTTGTGTGGGCAAATGCAAAGCTGGACCCAATCTGGTTGTCTTACCAGATAAGACTCGCTACACCAGGGTTAAGCCCAAGAACATCACCCACATACTTCAGCAGCATTTTTGA
- a CDS encoding Asr1405/Asl0597 family protein, which produces MDGSCQVVSLRRDCLAKRGSFVSSSLLRYQAVWRLWMRPSGYQSTIESLLGRVCPGDHRQVQRRLQELSLKAWCSLDGQLRVEINNDLEAAQVYSVLQQFVASRTELVEWLEQCWP; this is translated from the coding sequence ATGGATGGCAGTTGTCAGGTCGTGTCACTTAGACGTGACTGTTTAGCTAAGAGGGGATCGTTTGTTTCAAGTTCGTTACTCCGCTATCAAGCCGTTTGGAGGTTATGGATGCGCCCATCTGGATATCAGTCCACGATTGAATCACTCCTTGGGAGAGTTTGCCCTGGGGACCATCGGCAAGTCCAACGGCGGTTACAGGAGCTTTCTCTCAAGGCATGGTGTTCTTTAGATGGGCAGTTGCGAGTGGAGATAAACAATGATTTGGAAGCCGCTCAAGTTTACAGTGTCCTCCAGCAATTTGTGGCTTCGAGGACGGAATTGGTGGAATGGCTGGAACAGTGTTGGCCTTGA
- a CDS encoding DevA family ABC transporter ATP-binding protein has translation MGVSPVIAIHQVSHFFGRGRLRKQVLFDIDADIYPGEVVIMSGPSGSGKTTLLTLIGALRSTQTGSLQVLNQQLREANTRELVKVRRYIGYIFQAHNLLQSLTARQNVQMALDLHVEIDAKVAYQRSIDMLAEVGLAEWANYYPQELSGGQKQRVAIARALVSHPKIVLADEPTASLDKQSGRDVVELMQRLAKQQGCTILMVTHDNRVLDVADRLIHMEDGRLSTQDQASGLPAPASP, from the coding sequence ATGGGCGTTTCTCCAGTCATTGCTATTCATCAGGTCAGCCATTTCTTTGGCAGAGGTAGACTGCGCAAGCAAGTCCTGTTTGATATTGATGCCGATATTTATCCTGGAGAAGTTGTGATTATGTCTGGCCCCTCAGGCTCAGGCAAAACAACTCTGCTGACTTTGATTGGTGCGCTTCGATCAACTCAAACGGGCAGCTTGCAGGTCTTAAACCAACAGTTGAGAGAGGCCAACACCCGTGAGTTGGTCAAGGTTCGTCGCTATATTGGCTATATTTTTCAGGCTCATAATCTGCTCCAGTCCCTGACAGCCCGCCAGAATGTGCAGATGGCCTTAGATTTGCATGTTGAGATCGATGCGAAAGTGGCTTATCAGCGATCCATCGATATGTTGGCTGAAGTTGGGTTAGCAGAATGGGCCAATTACTATCCCCAAGAATTATCGGGGGGGCAAAAGCAACGGGTTGCGATCGCACGTGCTCTCGTGAGCCATCCCAAAATTGTTTTGGCCGATGAGCCGACAGCTTCCCTCGATAAGCAATCGGGGCGAGATGTGGTGGAGCTGATGCAACGTCTGGCTAAACAGCAAGGCTGTACTATCCTCATGGTCACCCATGACAACCGGGTTTTAGATGTGGCTGATCGACTGATTCATATGGAAGATGGTCGGCTCAGTACCCAAGATCAGGCTTCTGGTTTACCCGCACCCGCAAGCCCTTAA
- the devC gene encoding ABC transporter permease DevC produces MLLAIPLAWLQLAREKVRLLVALAGIGFAVILMMMQLGFQEALFTAAVNFHVNLKTDIVLINPQTTTLFAIKNFSRRRLYQAAGVDGVESVTPLYLDFGFWRNPETRKTRQILIIGFDPNQAVFSLPGVAEYLNQIKLPDVVLFDENSRPEYGPITEQFKEGKIVSTEVSGRKVTVKGLFQLGASFSADGNLITSDVNLLRLFPARTLGLIDIGLINVEPGVDVSSVISTLKKTLPDDVLVLSKQGFVRFEREYWETSTTIGFIFTLGTMMGFIVGMVIVYQILYTDVSDHLAEYATLKAMGYKSRFLYSVVLQEAFILAVLGFIPGVALCLGLYKLVRDGTSLPMFMTVDRVMTVFVLTLMMCVISGVIAMRRVQAADPADIF; encoded by the coding sequence ATGTTGCTTGCGATTCCCCTCGCATGGTTACAGCTAGCCCGTGAAAAGGTACGGCTATTGGTGGCCCTGGCAGGGATTGGGTTTGCCGTAATATTGATGATGATGCAGCTGGGTTTTCAAGAGGCCCTGTTTACTGCTGCCGTTAACTTTCATGTTAATCTCAAGACTGATATTGTCTTGATCAACCCCCAAACCACCACCTTATTTGCTATTAAGAATTTTAGCCGTCGGCGGCTCTATCAAGCGGCTGGTGTAGATGGGGTTGAGTCGGTGACGCCCCTCTATTTGGATTTCGGATTTTGGCGAAATCCTGAAACTCGTAAGACCCGCCAGATTCTGATTATCGGCTTTGACCCTAATCAGGCCGTCTTTTCATTGCCCGGCGTAGCAGAGTACCTGAACCAAATCAAATTGCCAGATGTCGTGCTCTTTGATGAAAATTCCCGGCCTGAATATGGTCCCATTACGGAACAGTTCAAAGAGGGGAAAATCGTATCCACGGAAGTATCAGGTCGGAAAGTGACCGTTAAGGGGCTATTTCAGTTAGGTGCCTCATTTTCCGCCGATGGCAATTTGATTACGAGCGATGTTAATTTACTGCGATTATTTCCTGCACGTACCTTAGGGTTAATTGATATCGGTCTGATCAATGTCGAGCCTGGAGTAGATGTCAGTTCAGTCATTTCGACTCTGAAAAAAACGTTGCCTGATGATGTCCTAGTGCTGTCTAAACAAGGGTTTGTCCGCTTTGAGCGAGAGTATTGGGAAACGAGTACCACCATTGGCTTTATTTTTACCCTAGGGACCATGATGGGATTTATTGTGGGCATGGTGATTGTGTACCAAATCCTGTATACCGATGTGTCCGATCATTTGGCGGAGTATGCCACTTTGAAAGCCATGGGATACAAAAGTCGATTTCTCTATTCCGTCGTCTTGCAAGAAGCGTTTATTCTGGCAGTATTAGGATTTATTCCGGGGGTTGCTCTATGCTTAGGGCTCTACAAGCTGGTGCGTGACGGTACTTCTTTGCCCATGTTTATGACCGTCGATCGAGTGATGACGGTATTTGTGTTGACGTTAATGATGTGCGTCATCTCAGGAGTCATTGCGATGCGCCGGGTTCAAGCCGCTGATCCAGCAGATATTTTTTAG
- a CDS encoding HlyD family efflux transporter periplasmic adaptor subunit, with the protein MGDKPLLKSSGKWMISGAVVLALGFGGVGVFQAFQPQPNPANNDSKAASEKSNAISALGRIEPAGQVLQVGGPTGERVLQLLVKEGQQLEKGETIAFLESYPERQAEVKLAASRLLEAQNRFIAERELGKAQGQEARTRRNQAETPKMREIAAQDALVKQSKVEYEQAKITLKRYEFLQKAGAVSKQELDDRFLSFRSKQQQLNNAIATLAMLQEELQTNSNNARAQITRTKVGTLRSQAQIDLASAKSNLELAKARMTRTIIRAPNAGQILKVHIRQGEAIPAVSTSGSEVQKGIVEMGNTRQMYVVAEVYETDINQVQIGQLAKINSPVIKGEIEGTVDKIGLKIGKNDVVGTDPAANTDSRVVEVKVRLHNSIAVSGLTNLQVNVAIQTES; encoded by the coding sequence GTGGGCGATAAACCCTTACTAAAATCATCTGGGAAATGGATGATCTCTGGAGCCGTTGTTTTAGCTCTGGGGTTCGGAGGAGTTGGGGTTTTCCAAGCTTTTCAGCCACAACCCAACCCCGCTAATAACGATTCAAAGGCTGCTTCTGAGAAATCCAACGCTATTTCTGCTCTTGGTCGCATTGAACCTGCAGGGCAGGTCCTTCAAGTTGGTGGTCCAACTGGGGAAAGAGTTCTTCAACTATTAGTGAAAGAAGGCCAACAGCTAGAGAAGGGTGAAACGATTGCCTTTTTAGAAAGCTACCCTGAGCGGCAAGCTGAAGTGAAATTGGCTGCTAGCCGCTTACTCGAAGCCCAAAACCGATTTATTGCAGAGCGTGAATTAGGTAAAGCTCAAGGACAAGAAGCAAGGACGCGCCGGAATCAAGCGGAAACGCCTAAGATGCGAGAAATTGCGGCTCAAGATGCCTTAGTCAAGCAATCTAAGGTGGAGTATGAACAAGCCAAGATTACCCTGAAGAGGTATGAGTTTTTACAAAAGGCAGGGGCGGTCTCTAAGCAGGAGCTAGATGATCGTTTTCTCTCTTTTCGTAGTAAACAGCAGCAGCTCAATAATGCGATCGCAACGTTGGCGATGCTGCAAGAAGAGCTACAAACCAATAGCAATAACGCTAGAGCTCAAATTACCCGGACTAAAGTAGGGACGTTGCGATCGCAAGCTCAAATCGACTTAGCTTCGGCCAAAAGTAACCTTGAGTTGGCCAAGGCCCGCATGACCCGTACGATTATTCGTGCTCCCAATGCAGGGCAAATTTTAAAAGTCCATATTCGCCAAGGCGAGGCCATTCCCGCAGTATCAACTTCCGGTAGTGAGGTCCAAAAAGGGATTGTAGAAATGGGAAATACCCGGCAAATGTATGTCGTGGCTGAAGTGTATGAAACGGATATCAATCAGGTCCAAATCGGCCAACTGGCCAAGATTAATAGTCCTGTCATTAAAGGTGAGATCGAGGGTACCGTCGACAAAATTGGCTTGAAAATTGGTAAGAATGACGTAGTGGGGACAGATCCGGCAGCGAATACTGATTCTCGCGTGGTAGAAGTTAAGGTGCGGCTTCACAACAGTATTGCCGTTTCCGGATTGACCAACCTACAAGTGAATGTGGCGATTCAAACTGAAAGTTAG
- a CDS encoding pentapeptide repeat-containing protein gives MKPFLLGVALFSTLWVCPMAQAENPEHLKRLMKSRSCPNCDLQSADLSAMNLRKANLSGANLTGANLNLADLTAANLSNAILTGTSLAWTTFTDANLQGANLSQANFEGGERLGQALSFEKATLPDGTIAFP, from the coding sequence ATGAAACCTTTTCTCCTTGGTGTGGCTCTATTTTCAACCCTTTGGGTTTGTCCAATGGCCCAGGCAGAAAACCCTGAGCATCTCAAACGACTCATGAAATCACGATCTTGTCCTAACTGTGATTTACAGAGTGCCGATTTATCTGCCATGAATTTGCGCAAGGCTAATCTATCGGGCGCTAACCTGACAGGCGCTAATCTTAATTTGGCCGACCTCACCGCCGCTAACTTATCAAACGCTATTTTGACCGGAACAAGCTTAGCTTGGACCACCTTTACCGATGCCAATTTACAGGGGGCGAACCTGTCCCAGGCTAATTTCGAAGGCGGAGAAAGATTGGGTCAAGCATTAAGTTTTGAAAAAGCAACCTTGCCGGATGGAACGATTGCTTTTCCATAA
- a CDS encoding GTP-binding protein: MAQSPPDSQTAPRENILASEPVTVYQRAHLSIQNVIQQVETFPVPLQTELQNQLGSLSSLSLKLNQGIFQIATFGFVSRGKSAVLNALFDEPIFPVGPLNGETQWPRSVRWSPVIAQGLSTLQIELIDTPGLDEIEGQGRAHMAQEIAKAADLILFITAGPPTALELEALKALRQSGRPLLIVVNKADLYPDLDATGVYERLAEPLQKVLTPEDILLTSAAPAPVEIRVEWPDGRTTHDWETPPASIESLRSALLQLIQKEGRTLLVLNTLLQVQSVERDIAEHVQTYEAPSGKACIGQYARLKAALIAVCPLLFLDVAIGLLADLLLIGTLVKLYRLPTHRHQVNQLWGQISLSFASLILVEMSTPTLSSWVGHISLGWLPWVGTGLLQGGVSLYGAKRVGQQTQAYLFNGYTWGPLGSSTLILNIIKQLQPQMVLYRLRQELSDQLT; the protein is encoded by the coding sequence GTGGCTCAGTCCCCACCGGACAGTCAGACTGCACCTAGGGAGAATATCCTGGCCAGCGAGCCAGTGACCGTTTACCAGCGTGCTCATCTCAGTATCCAGAACGTTATTCAGCAAGTTGAGACGTTCCCGGTTCCCCTGCAAACGGAGCTGCAAAATCAGCTTGGCTCCCTATCCAGCTTAAGCTTGAAGCTTAATCAAGGGATCTTTCAAATTGCGACGTTTGGATTTGTGAGTCGGGGAAAGTCGGCTGTTCTGAATGCCCTTTTTGATGAGCCTATTTTCCCTGTAGGCCCCCTGAATGGTGAGACCCAATGGCCTCGTTCAGTTCGTTGGTCACCGGTGATAGCTCAGGGGCTATCTACCTTACAAATTGAACTGATTGATACTCCTGGTCTCGATGAAATTGAAGGACAGGGGCGAGCACACATGGCTCAGGAAATTGCCAAAGCGGCCGATCTAATTCTATTTATCACGGCGGGGCCTCCCACTGCCTTAGAACTAGAAGCCCTCAAAGCCTTACGACAATCAGGCCGTCCTCTTTTGATTGTGGTGAATAAGGCCGACCTTTATCCTGATTTAGATGCGACCGGAGTCTATGAGCGATTAGCAGAGCCATTACAAAAAGTGCTCACTCCGGAAGATATTTTACTGACCTCTGCGGCTCCAGCGCCTGTAGAAATTCGGGTTGAATGGCCAGATGGTCGAACGACCCATGATTGGGAAACGCCACCGGCTAGTATTGAATCGTTGCGATCGGCGTTGCTCCAATTGATACAAAAAGAAGGTCGTACACTGTTAGTCTTAAATACGCTGCTACAAGTCCAAAGTGTAGAGCGCGATATTGCCGAACATGTACAGACCTATGAGGCACCCTCAGGCAAAGCCTGTATTGGTCAGTATGCCCGATTAAAGGCAGCTCTAATTGCGGTTTGCCCCCTGTTATTCCTCGATGTTGCTATTGGCCTTTTAGCAGATTTGCTCTTGATTGGCACCCTCGTCAAACTCTATCGCCTCCCCACCCATCGGCATCAGGTGAATCAACTTTGGGGCCAAATCTCGCTGAGTTTTGCCAGCTTGATTTTGGTAGAGATGAGTACGCCAACTCTGTCTAGTTGGGTGGGGCATATATCTCTCGGATGGCTACCTTGGGTGGGCACAGGACTCCTTCAAGGCGGGGTGAGTCTATATGGAGCGAAGCGGGTGGGGCAACAAACACAAGCTTATTTATTCAATGGCTATACTTGGGGACCCTTGGGTTCTAGTACCTTAATCCTAAATATTATCAAGCAATTGCAGCCGCAGATGGTGCTTTATCGCCTGCGGCAAGAGTTATCTGATCAACTGACGTAG
- a CDS encoding YcjF family protein, translating to MVQIRAPPPVLRVPQRLLSLGYSFLKNPDIFPSNLREWRGRDVKIVEDLKSMSAQSSQRIFWGAGTLVLCIWFLIPGGNHGFSEFLTAGMVVGLGSLAVSLKFFPGLRRQVPDLDATQMTRPIVEKTVTTSASLIEQLETLAEPTPQSAAFKEQLDHINLHRQEPCLLVTGAPGVGKSTLMELLQTHYQASKEACVIHEIGSLSHSAILEMSPPVMAADLILYVIQGDLTDSEYQCLQTLQAHKQRVLVVFNKQDQYLPTQRLILQQKLQQRLQPWLSESDVVTTSAYPQAVKVRRYREDGSCQEELERPQPDVSSLTQRLDQVLAAEKEQLILFQTYQQTVALRTQVQEELNGVRRQLATPIIERYQWITGATAFANPVPTLDMLAAAAISARMVIELGSLYRLKFSLAQAQAVASTLATAMLKLGLVEVSTQALSSLLKGHHFTFVAGGLVQGVSTAHLTRIAGLSLLEHFQELSDLAVAAPESNWDPEKLKQIVAKVFQEHQKVDALKDFTQQSIGRFRRQGGLLEAPAS from the coding sequence ATGGTTCAAATCCGTGCCCCGCCACCAGTGCTTAGGGTGCCCCAGAGATTGTTATCTCTGGGGTATTCTTTTTTAAAAAATCCTGACATTTTTCCGAGCAATCTGCGAGAATGGCGAGGACGGGATGTCAAGATTGTTGAGGATCTCAAGTCTATGTCTGCTCAATCATCACAACGGATTTTTTGGGGTGCTGGCACCCTTGTCTTATGCATTTGGTTCTTGATCCCCGGTGGTAATCACGGATTTTCTGAATTCCTAACAGCGGGGATGGTTGTTGGCCTAGGTAGCTTGGCCGTTAGCCTCAAATTTTTCCCAGGGTTGAGACGCCAAGTTCCAGACCTAGATGCAACCCAAATGACTCGACCCATTGTCGAAAAGACAGTGACCACTAGCGCGTCGTTGATTGAGCAGCTAGAAACCCTTGCAGAACCGACTCCTCAATCTGCAGCCTTCAAGGAGCAGCTTGATCACATCAACTTGCATCGACAGGAACCTTGCCTTTTGGTAACGGGCGCACCGGGTGTCGGTAAATCCACTTTGATGGAGCTACTGCAAACTCACTACCAGGCCTCAAAAGAAGCTTGTGTCATTCATGAAATAGGCTCCCTATCTCATTCAGCGATCTTAGAGATGTCTCCACCTGTGATGGCTGCGGATCTGATCCTTTATGTCATTCAAGGGGACTTAACAGATTCTGAGTACCAATGCTTGCAAACATTGCAGGCCCATAAACAGCGAGTCTTAGTCGTTTTTAACAAGCAGGATCAATACCTGCCGACTCAGCGCTTAATTTTGCAACAGAAATTGCAGCAACGGTTGCAGCCTTGGCTATCAGAGTCAGATGTTGTGACCACTTCTGCCTATCCCCAAGCGGTTAAGGTTCGTCGCTATAGAGAGGATGGCTCCTGTCAAGAAGAGTTAGAGCGACCCCAGCCAGATGTGTCAAGCTTGACCCAGCGCCTGGATCAAGTGCTGGCAGCTGAGAAGGAACAGCTGATCTTGTTTCAGACCTATCAACAGACTGTCGCTTTGCGCACCCAAGTGCAAGAGGAACTGAATGGTGTTCGCCGTCAGCTTGCTACTCCCATCATTGAGCGTTATCAGTGGATTACAGGGGCGACTGCGTTTGCTAATCCAGTCCCTACCTTGGATATGTTGGCTGCAGCCGCGATCAGCGCCAGAATGGTGATAGAACTGGGTTCTTTGTATCGCTTAAAGTTTTCTTTGGCCCAGGCTCAAGCCGTTGCGAGTACCTTAGCGACGGCCATGCTCAAACTCGGCTTAGTCGAAGTCTCGACCCAGGCCCTGAGTTCTTTACTCAAAGGTCATCACTTTACATTTGTCGCTGGGGGACTGGTCCAAGGTGTGAGTACTGCCCATTTGACCCGCATTGCAGGGCTGAGTTTGCTAGAGCACTTTCAAGAACTCAGTGACCTGGCTGTAGCGGCTCCTGAATCGAATTGGGATCCTGAAAAGCTGAAGCAGATTGTGGCCAAGGTCTTTCAAGAACATCAGAAAGTGGATGCGCTTAAAGACTTTACACAGCAATCCATTGGTCGTTTCCGCCGTCAAGGTGGACTGTTAGAAGCTCCTGCATCCTAA